The Gossypium hirsutum isolate 1008001.06 chromosome D03, Gossypium_hirsutum_v2.1, whole genome shotgun sequence genomic interval taaaaagaaattatgtaatttGTATCCTCAAAATCAGCATCAATATCAAAACGTACAAGATTAAGTTGCACCTTTGACTATGACTAATAATATTTAACATACAAAGTGGGTAGTATGTAAGGAGACActtcttaataaaacatataagcattttaacattaaaaaaaaaaactaataaattttcaaattaatatttcgTTGTGTTTTAAAATGACGCATGAATCATTTCTTTTGTTCCTATATATGGTTATAACATTACCCATATCCAAATTATCTCGTTGTAATCATCGACAAATGAAAGAGATCTATGGTCTGAAAAAATAAACTTTAGGCTGAAGTTAAGACAATTCATCCAAGAAAAATCCAGTGTACACCTATGATACAGCTGAAAGGACTCGAGAAACAATGGATTCTATGATTTGCCACAGAATCTGAACCCAAAGATATTACAAAAATGCATCAAGGTTGAACAGCTTCTAGAAGTTTCTCATACACCTGTCTGGCAGACAAATCCTCAACCTGATGCAACAATCAAACGTTAACGTCCTTGCCTCGTCCTTGAAAATGGAGTGCAAATTATGTAAAAGTAAAACACACTATTTTGCCAGGATAGAATTTAAGGTGAAATTTTTACCAGACGGCAATGACAATTCAACACTGAGAGATCAAATTCAATAAGGGAAAGGATGTGAGATTAGCATGCATTCTAACATGAAATTACGGGCATTTGATTCAACTTACCACGAGAAGCTTTGATTTGTTATTCCATCCTCTCTGAAGAGTCATCTGGCTAAGTCTCAGTCCAAGCACCTGCGTAAAAGACACGGATGATAACTTCAACAACTTAGCTTCCCTATACTACATAATAGTCGATCTTAATTGAGTAGCTTTGGATAAATACTGAAGAAAACCTTTCCCATGAATTCCAAAAGTTCATTGTTAGCTTCACCACGGGCTGCAGGTGCAGCCACAGTAACACGTACATCATCTGCATTTACTCCTGGAAAGAATAAAAGGCCAGGAAAAAGTTATACAACCATGACTATTTCAAAATATCTTCATCCTTCATGGTTTTAATAACTAACACATAAAGCATCATTAAGGGTTACAGATAAGATGTCAAGAAAAGATGGATTTTGTCTGTAAAGGTAAAATATTTGCTTAGCTGTGATAAAGCATTTTTCAAGAATTCTAAGAGTCTTAGTCACTAATATAGTATTGTTTTTCCTTTGACCTTGTTTTAAGTTAATGGTTCCAGTGAAGGTAGCATGTCCATGGAGGTCTCAAATCCTGCCTCAGATTGTGATGCTGTGGGCTTTAATGTTTAACGGTCCAAGAAGGGGCAGTGATGGGACCAAGAAAAGGAGATCATAATGCTGGTACCATTCCCTTTGAATGCCATTATTCTAGAACCAAAAGCCGAGCTAGGAGCACTTAATGTTTTCCAAGGCTCTAGTGACAGTCAATAACAAGTAGCACTACAGAGATAGTGGTTCCAACTCCGTAAATGTTAGATAAGTTTCCAAACTCCAGAATTAGTTGTGGGCAAAATCATCCCCTTCAATCAAATCTCTGAATTGGTCACTTTTTTTTTGGTATAACCACAGGTGTCCTCATCTGTTTTATGGTCTGAGCCTAGCTTGTTCGGGCTGAGATGGTATTCAGGTAAAGCCCTCCCAAAAATGTCGACTCCAGGATTCAAACTTGGTCCAAATACATGGAGAGGAAATCATTTCCACTTCATTCAACCACTTGGTCCACTTCATTCAACCACTTGGTCTGAATTGGTCACATTAAGTGTGAAGAAAAAGGTCCCAAAACACATATATTGGAAAATTaactaaatgatatattaaaaaaaaggaaaaaagaaaattaacaaaATGATGAGAATTTGACTTAGCTAGTAAAGTCGTAACACATTCAAGtattacaagaaaaaaaattcaggAAATATATGACTCTAAAAATATGGTGTATGTAAAGAATATAAATAGGTGATTGAAGAAGCCTATTACTTGTAATTGCTGAACGTTGTGCACGATCTTCCACCTCTATTGCCACCTGAACAAGTCCTCCCTCTAACTGGGATATGCAAGGTGGCACAGGAGCATCCTAAAACACAAAATAAAGGAAACCACAAAAAGGAAGTATTTAAGTTGTACTGATATTTATAGTAGCTGTCCCTTGCAGAAAATCAAATAGGAAATGAATTTGAGCCAAAAAAAGATGTGTGCACCAGACCTAGAGACAAGGTATTGGAAAATTCTAAATAACTAAAGGAACAAAgatgatgatgacgatgatgatgatgatgaaaaaatATTGTTTGTAATTGTACCTGAGGGTTGGTTTCTGCTGCAACTGTACTAAGGGCACCATCAACAGCATAAATGAAAGACGCAGTTTCAAGATCTTCTTCAGCCCGATAGCAAACAAATAGGCCACAACCTATACAATTCATACGGAATTGCTTCTCCAATTTCCCTTCTCCCCTAAAAGAAGTTAACAAACATAAAACATTGTGCAACTGTAGTTTAATCACTAAAAGTTAAAGCAAGCAAGCATCATAATTATGCacgtatattataaaaaaataataaacacttaccTCTTCAAGAGAACTTTTCCCGCCTCGCTGATGTTAAGCCTAGCAAGGTGCTTTTTCTTGTCTAGCACATCTGCTTTATCAGTCTTTCGCTTGGGCATTTTCTGCAATTGGGTATCttataacaaatatttttcaGCAACAGAAAAAGCAATATGTAAATTAATCAAGCAACTAAGACATTCAATCTATAAAAGATTAATCAACCAGACCATGTCAAAATAAAGAGCTTTAGCAAGATAAAAGGAAAGCTTTCTATAGCGGTCAATTCCACTGCCATGCTTTATATATCAAGGTAGAGGTTTAGGCTGCTCCATTAGGATGCATATGATTTATTGAGTCACATACAGTCATTGAGAACGGAACTACTTGTCCATATGTAAAATCACATAAAAAGGAAATCTTTTGTAACAACGCAAATAGGAATGAAGTGGACCATTCAAGAATCTAAATTTCATTAGGCATCCTTACGGTtgcatttatatttaataatgtcTTAATCATTGCAAAAAACTCACGACAAGGTTGTATCACGAACGACATTTCAAAAACCTTTTGAACCTATTGTAAACTCATACCAAAGATAACAGTTGGATAACACAATAAACTAACGGCCACCTAACTAGACCCGTAATCTCACTAATGCAAAGAGAGCAAAGATTAATAATCCTCACATAAAAACAAGGTGAAACCATTTTATTGTTCAAAAAATGTTTAATCTAGATTCGGAATAGGTACTAATGGAGCTATTAGTACaagatttctttaaaataaaaccTAGAAATCGAATTGTAGACCTAAACAGCGAAATTAGAATATTTGGATAAGatagagagaaaagaagaagggGGGAAGAGTAAACCGGTAATAAGGACGTGGGAACCGCAGTGCTTGCAATAGTAGACGAAAAGATCAGAGTCAGGTCCATCCGGTGCTGCGTCTTCGCTTGAGTATGTGTGCGTTGTTCTCTTCGGCATTTtcgcctttttctttttcccttttctctATTGCTTTTTTTTTGCCAATTATATTCCGCCGGCGAAAAAGAGGAGGAGTCAACTCGCGACCTAAATCTGATAACTAAGTGATGTCGTTTAGATGACCGGATTTGTATTGCGTTATTGCGGTTTGGTTAGGAAAACGGGTAACTAAGGTATTTCGAATTTAAATTAAGTTCTGTTCGTttcatttaaaaacaatttttgaaaactatattaattttatagtaaaattgatttttttttacatttgcaTAATgttacttaaaataattttttattgtttcacaaatttttaaaatcattttctaaacacaacatacaaaatattatctcttttttataataaaataatgtttcataatatttaatatcatatatttaaaaacttaataataaacaatgcctaattaaaacttaatttaaatacaaaatactAAATCTAACtgaaacaaataatatatttatataactaaaatattcatattttaaactataatttttttaaataaaaacatttattattaaatatttataaattgtaatatatttattattaaaatattaatgtaaatatttttcaataatatattaagaaattattaaaataagtttttatattaaataagttattaaattattaagttatattattaaatatacaaaatttaaatatatatgtttaataatattcaacattataatatttgatattaatattttaatacttttaaatattttaaaattaaattaaattttatttttaatataataatattatgtttgattcaagttaatttttatataaaaatataagtattcaTAAAGGAATTCTTCTCGAAAAATACCTTATGCTTTTCAAAAGGGCAAAGTCAATTTACATGAAAATTAGTTTATTTTCCATTAAGCAAGTTGTTTTTCATGAAACAAACATAGGgaaatatagaaaatattttccCTATGTCATTTTTTGTAAAACAAATGCACcctattttaatttgaatcataaaaataaggttttgtgatttttagtgtttaattctcaccatgtgaatttaaaaaacattaagtttaattttttttaaattttgttatattaacTAAATTAACTTATCAGATCAGCTCAGTCCAAAACTTATTATTCAAGTGTATATATAAGAGTGTTTTTTCGGCTATTTTACCCAAATagcccaaaaaatattttatttacaaaaataatccagatttaaaaataataacgaaaataacctaaaatgaacagtaaaatcgggttgtggcctgtcaatggccagaACCAACTCGTATTTTGGACTCATGATTGCCTAATAATTGTGTCagactaaaaaaatttaatttttttggttttggccTGCCAATGGCCGAAAccaatgtatttttttaagattgtataatactgatatacaaagaagaaaaaattaaaaaaattttgggtgctggtctgtcAATGGCCGACACCCCTGtacacaaaaaaaaattcgattTTTGGTCTGTCAATGGTCGGTACTAGAGTacgagaaaaagtaaaaaaaaaattggtggtggcctggcaatggccggcaccaccttttaaattttttttttactttttttgtgtTAGATAAGATATCAGTatacaaaaaaagtaaaaaaaaaaattggtggtggcctggcaatggccggcaccacctttttaaaaaaatttacttttttcgTGTCAAATAAGATATCAGtatacaaaaaagtaaaaaaaattacttttttcgTGTCAGATAAGctatcagtatacgaaaaaagtaaaaaaaaaattggtggtggcctggcaatggccggcaccaccttttaaaattttttttttacttttttcgtgtCAGATAAGCTATCAGTACTTCTGTACTCGGAAAGTCTCCAAGTCACGCGAATACAATTCTGCGTTCATTGTTTGTGCCCTTCGACTATTTACCGCCATGGCCTTTCGGACGACCTCTACGTACACGTGCCCGGCCTTGGTCTGCTTAGCTTGTTTCAACCCAATCTTAGGCATCAATGTCGCCAACCTATAGAATGTTGCCGAGAATACAGCAGAAATCGAGAGATGGCGTGTGCACCTCAATACAGAGTTCACCGCCTCCACGAGGTTAGTTGTCATCTGCTCATACCGATACCCTTCATCGTAACTTTGAGTCCATTGCCAGTTTTCCATACTCCCCAACCTTGTCCGGAGATTTGTTGGAAAAGATGACATCTGAGATTCAAGTGTTGCGAACCTCAGCCTGAATCTTCTTGGTTCTAACTCATAAGCTGCATATTTAATTTGACTCcaccaaattaaaaacaaaaaatatttgaaaagtaatttttgaaataaatacaaacaaataTTTTTACCCATGTTCACGAGCTCTTttttccaatctttattcttgTAATCTTTATGAAAGTTTGTCGCGATGTGCCGGATGCAATAAACCGATCTCCATGGAACCCCCAATCGCCTTATCGCAGTAAGTAATCCTTTCGAACTATCTGATATAAGGAAAAAATATTGTCTTCTCTGACAACGTGCCTCCTCAGATTTGTGAGGAAAAACTCCCAAGACTCGAAGCACTCACGCTCCACGATGGCAAAAGCGATCGAAAGTACATTTCGATTGTCGTCTTGTGCAACAGCAATCAGGAGGATTTGCGTGTATTTGACATACAACCATGTCCCATCCACCTGCACCATTTGCTTGCAATAAGGGAAGGCCCTAACACACGGTTCAAACATCTAAAACTGTCGGTGAAAAAATCGTTTCCCCGGTTGTATCTCCCCATCAGGGCTTTTATACGGCAGTGTTTGCAAATCAGTCACTGTACCAGGCACATACTCATGCATTCCAGCTATCCACCCTTGAAGCTCGTTTTATAACACATCCCAGTCACCATACAACTGTCGCATCGCCATTTGCTTTGCCCACCATGCCTTTCAGTACGACACTTTGTACTTGAATCGAGCTTGCATATCCGCAATAAGGACCGACACTTGAATGGTGGGTGACTCTTTCACCAAAGGGATGATGTAGTTGCATATAGTTTTTGCATCTAACTTTCTATGGTCTTGCGACATATGAGCGGACGTGCATGTGTGTGGACCTTCTAGTTTCCTTATCATCCACATCTGTGTCCGCTGCATTAACGCGGCTCGGACACGCCATTTACAACCACTTGATGCTTTCCAACATTCTCCTGTGTACAAAGACTGCGTCGACTTCGTTACTTTATAATCCACACCTAACTGCAAGCTAAGTTGTTTGATAGCATGTAAACAGTCTTTTTTGTTATCAAATTGTTGCACTACAAACAACTCTTCttcatcaaattcattgtcaacTAAGTGAGTCGGCACAATATTTGGGTATTTCGAGAACTCACGTGCAAGAGCCGCATCAGGATCCACGTCGCTCATGAAGGTTCCTGGATTATTTCTTATAACTATACCAGGGTCTGTGTTTCCAGATGAATGGGGGTTCGCATTTTCACCCTCTACCGGCCCTTCCTCGTCTATGTCTTCAAGGATATCATCCAAATCAGGGTCACTAAAATTATCGTTGGGGTGGGACTGGTCATCATTATCGGACCCTTCATCACAATCTTCTATGGTGGCCAACACCTCTGGATGGATCTCTAGACAATGactcgagtatggggtgttatacGAACACCCACCAGTGTTTGGATTTTCAGGAGTTGGCGCTAACCGTACAAAACCTGACTAATCTTCCTAAGAGACGTTAAGATCAAAATCAATTCCGGAGCGCTGGCTTGTTGGAATTACCATTTGAATAGGATCCGGTTCAACTATCTCCGCGAACAACTCAACTGGACTGGGATTTTCTATTCCAAAAGGGCAATAAATTGCTATCATTGTACctaaatcatcatcatcttcaagctCCATATCTGAGAACTTTAGTGGATCAGTTGAAATCGGAAATCTGTAAAACAGTCTCGACATTTGTTTTCCGCAACGGCTTGCTATCTTTGTATTGATTTTTCGTTTGAAATCCGACAGttgaatctcattcctattttttTCCGGCTTTGAAATACACATCCTTCTTCATTTGTATTTATCATTTCACCATCGAAATGAATATAAACAAACAATAGTTGAgaactcattttttttaaaaaaaactatttttttttaaaactgcttTTTTCTAAACAGAGGGAAAAAACTTTTCAAACTAGACAAAATGGAAGGTTAAATAccctatatatattttaaaaaaggtgGTGTCGGCCATTGGCAGGCCaccactaaattttttttaacttttttcgtatactgatagCTTATCTGATAcgaaaaaagtaattttttttaaaaaggtgaTGCCGGCCATTGGCAGGCCaccacaatttttttttactttttttgtatACTGATACCTTATTTGACacgaaaaaagaaatttttttttaaaaaaaggtggCGCTGGCCATTGCCAGGCCAccactaaaaaaaataattttttttttacttttttcgtatactgatatCTTATCTGaaacgaaaaaattaaaaattttttaaaggtgGTGCCGGCTATTTCCAGGCCACcacgaatttttttttacttttttcgtatactAATATCTTATCTGACacgaaaaatgtaatttttttaaaggtggTGCCGGCCATTTCCAGGCcaccaccaaattttttttttttactttttctcgtACTTTGGTACCGGCCATTGACAGACcaaaactcgaattttttttgtGTGTACAGGGATGCCAACCATTGACAGGCCaacacccaatttttttttaattcttttcttcttcgtatatcagtattatacaatcttaaaaaaaatacactggttccggccattgacatgccagaaccaaaaaaattaattttttttagtctgACACAATTATTAGGCAATCATGGGTCCAAAATACGAGTTggttccggccattgacaggccacaacccgattttactgttcatttcaggttattttcgttattatttttaaacctgagatatttttgtaaataaaatattttttgggctATTTAGATAAAATAGCCGTATTTTTCCATTTGAGTGATAACATTAACAAGTGGTTTAATGGAATGGAATAAATAAGGAATGTAATAATTATAAGTAAGAATAGAATGTAATAatggaatataaaaataatagatattACATTGTTTAGTTGAATGGAATAAACAAGTAATACTATTAGCTTGTATGGCTGCTAAATTGATGGTAAGGAATAGATAAAGAATAAGTGTTAAGTGATATTATTacccttaaattaaataataatatttttattattctattattattaaatgtttatataaattttatttaattaatataattcataaaaaacaataaaagtaatatatgaaaattttaatattgtgattgaaaattataatttagtaatatatagtataaatatatttagtagtataatatattatttatgaaaatatgatttatttcttaataactttataaatattatattaaaaataatatttgaaaataaatagttctaacattttatatttaataatagaaacattatttaacaataaatttaatttttaaaatttaaaaataaatctaaaaatcatatttaaaattattttattatatttaaatatttaaaaatattattagaaTTCTAcctataaaagtataaaattttattttaatattactttagctctttttttttctctagaGTTCTATTTCTCTCATTCTTGAATGAACTTTGATTTTTCCAAAGTCTTCCCATTTCTAGCTCACCACTATCGTAGTTGTTGTCATTGTCATTGTCAAATTCAACCACTGTCAAACATCGTCGGAGCTTCACGAAAATCCTTTTTTCTAACtggtataataatatatttagttctcaatacttatatattctatcgatttaatttaaattctaaataattcaataaatttaacctttcacatttacaagttttatcaatttgatcctcacaCTTCTTAATAGAAGCTTTCAATTTTTAAGAGGCATTCCacattta includes:
- the LOC107950188 gene encoding UPF0235 protein At5g63440 isoform X2; this encodes MDLTLIFSSTIASTAVPTSLLPKMPKRKTDKADVLDKKKHLARLNISEAGKVLLKRGEGKLEKQFRMNCIGCGLFVCYRAEEDLETASFIYAVDGALSTVAAETNPQDAPVPPCISQLEGGLVQVAIEVEDRAQRSAITRVNADDVRVTVAAPAARGEANNELLEFMGKVLGLRLSQMTLQRGWNNKSKLLVVEDLSARQVYEKLLEAVQP
- the LOC107950188 gene encoding UPF0235 protein At5g63440 isoform X1 gives rise to the protein MPKRTTHTYSSEDAAPDGPDSDLFVYYCKHCGSHVLITDTQLQKMPKRKTDKADVLDKKKHLARLNISEAGKVLLKRGEGKLEKQFRMNCIGCGLFVCYRAEEDLETASFIYAVDGALSTVAAETNPQDAPVPPCISQLEGGLVQVAIEVEDRAQRSAITRVNADDVRVTVAAPAARGEANNELLEFMGKVLGLRLSQMTLQRGWNNKSKLLVVEDLSARQVYEKLLEAVQP
- the LOC107949947 gene encoding uncharacterized protein, whose protein sequence is MSRLFYRFPISTDPLKFSDMELEDDDDLGTMIAIYCPFGIENPSPVELFAEIVEPDPIQMSGFVRLAPTPENPNTGGCSYNTPYSSHCLEIHPEVLATIEDCDEGSDNDDQSHPNDNFSDPDLDDILEDIDEEGPVEGENANPHSSGNTDPGIVIRNNPGTFMSDVDPDAALAREFSKYPNIVPTHLVDNEFDEEELFVVQQFDNKKDCLHAIKQLSLQLGVDYKVTKSTQSLYTGECWKASSGCKWRVRAALMQRTQMWMIRKLEGPHTCTSAHMSQDHRKLDAKTICNYIIPLVKESPTIQVSVLIADMQARFKYKVSY